The Henckelia pumila isolate YLH828 chromosome 2, ASM3356847v2, whole genome shotgun sequence genome includes a window with the following:
- the LOC140879694 gene encoding protein BASIC PENTACYSTEINE6 isoform X2 → MDDSGHRENGRNKPPQGQWLMQHQPSMKQIMAIISERDAAVQERNLALSEKKAALTERDMAILQRDSAIAERNNAIIERDNAIATLQYRENAMNNGNLSPCPPGCQIARGIKHVHHPQQHVHHLPQIIPHQAPYNTRDSHVTTDTIPTSPVALEPAQTRRTKRPKEAKPATPAKKPSKSLKKVKKEGEDLNKAMFSKSEEWNGAFGMGSGSDDLHRQLAASKPDWKDQGLGLNQVPFDESTMPVPVCSCTGVLRPCYKWGNGGWQSSCCTTNLSMYPLPAVPNKRHARVGGRKMSGSAFTKLLSRLAAEGHDLSNPVDLKDNWAKHGTNRYITIK, encoded by the exons ATGGATGACAGTGGGCATCGTGAAAATGGGAGGAACAAGCCTCCTCAGGGTCAG TGGTTGATGCAGCATCAGCCATCGATGAAACAAATTATGGCTATTATTTCTGAAAGAGATGCCGCTGTTCAAGAACGTAACCTGGCCCTTTCCGAGAAAAAGGCCGCCTTAACAGAAAGAGACATGGCTATTTTACAACGAGATTCAGCTATAGCAGAACGGAACAATGCCATAATTGAGAGAGACAACGCCATCGCCACACTCCAATACCGAGAAAATGCTATGAACAATGGTAACTTATCTCCATGCCCTCCTGGATGCCAAATTGCAAGAGGAATAAAACATGTTCACCATCCTCAGCAACATGTACATCATCTTCCGCAAATCATACCCCATCAAGCTCCATACAATACAAGGGATTCACACGTGACAACAGATACCATTCCAACGTCACCAGTTGCTCTCGAGCCAGCACAAACCCGCCGTACGAAACGTCCAAAGGAGGCAAAACCTGCTACCCCAGCCAAGAAACCTTCAAAATCTTTGAAAAAGGTTAAAAAGGAAGGTGAGGACCTTAATAAAGCCATGTTTTCAAAGTCTGAGGAATGGAATGGTGCGTTCGGTATGGGTAGTGGCAGTGACGACCTTCACAGGCAGTTGGCTGCTTCAAAGCCCGACTGGAAGGATCAGGGTCTGGGATTGAACCAGGTCCCTTTTGACGAATCAACCATGCCGGTTCCTGTCTGTTCTTGTACCGGTGTTTTAAGGCCATGCTACAAGTGGGGTAATGGAGGATGGCAATCTTCATGCTGCACCACGAATTTGTCGATGTATCCTCTCCCAGCAGTGCCTAATAAGAGACATGCTCGAGTTGGTGGTCGGAAAATGAGTGGCAGCGCATTCACGAAGCTGCTCAGCCGCCTTGCTGCCGAAGGCCACGATTTATCAAATCCGGTTGATCTCAAAGACAATTGGGCGAAGCATGGGACTAATCGCTACATTACCATCAAATAA
- the LOC140879694 gene encoding protein BASIC PENTACYSTEINE6 isoform X1, protein MDDSGHRENGRNKPPQGQVVFQSVFREMFLFQWLMQHQPSMKQIMAIISERDAAVQERNLALSEKKAALTERDMAILQRDSAIAERNNAIIERDNAIATLQYRENAMNNGNLSPCPPGCQIARGIKHVHHPQQHVHHLPQIIPHQAPYNTRDSHVTTDTIPTSPVALEPAQTRRTKRPKEAKPATPAKKPSKSLKKVKKEGEDLNKAMFSKSEEWNGAFGMGSGSDDLHRQLAASKPDWKDQGLGLNQVPFDESTMPVPVCSCTGVLRPCYKWGNGGWQSSCCTTNLSMYPLPAVPNKRHARVGGRKMSGSAFTKLLSRLAAEGHDLSNPVDLKDNWAKHGTNRYITIK, encoded by the exons ATGGATGACAGTGGGCATCGTGAAAATGGGAGGAACAAGCCTCCTCAGGGTCAG GTTGTCTTCCAATCGGTGTTTCGTGAAATGTTTTTGTTTCAGTGGTTGATGCAGCATCAGCCATCGATGAAACAAATTATGGCTATTATTTCTGAAAGAGATGCCGCTGTTCAAGAACGTAACCTGGCCCTTTCCGAGAAAAAGGCCGCCTTAACAGAAAGAGACATGGCTATTTTACAACGAGATTCAGCTATAGCAGAACGGAACAATGCCATAATTGAGAGAGACAACGCCATCGCCACACTCCAATACCGAGAAAATGCTATGAACAATGGTAACTTATCTCCATGCCCTCCTGGATGCCAAATTGCAAGAGGAATAAAACATGTTCACCATCCTCAGCAACATGTACATCATCTTCCGCAAATCATACCCCATCAAGCTCCATACAATACAAGGGATTCACACGTGACAACAGATACCATTCCAACGTCACCAGTTGCTCTCGAGCCAGCACAAACCCGCCGTACGAAACGTCCAAAGGAGGCAAAACCTGCTACCCCAGCCAAGAAACCTTCAAAATCTTTGAAAAAGGTTAAAAAGGAAGGTGAGGACCTTAATAAAGCCATGTTTTCAAAGTCTGAGGAATGGAATGGTGCGTTCGGTATGGGTAGTGGCAGTGACGACCTTCACAGGCAGTTGGCTGCTTCAAAGCCCGACTGGAAGGATCAGGGTCTGGGATTGAACCAGGTCCCTTTTGACGAATCAACCATGCCGGTTCCTGTCTGTTCTTGTACCGGTGTTTTAAGGCCATGCTACAAGTGGGGTAATGGAGGATGGCAATCTTCATGCTGCACCACGAATTTGTCGATGTATCCTCTCCCAGCAGTGCCTAATAAGAGACATGCTCGAGTTGGTGGTCGGAAAATGAGTGGCAGCGCATTCACGAAGCTGCTCAGCCGCCTTGCTGCCGAAGGCCACGATTTATCAAATCCGGTTGATCTCAAAGACAATTGGGCGAAGCATGGGACTAATCGCTACATTACCATCAAATAA